Proteins from one Comamonas flocculans genomic window:
- the alaS gene encoding alanine--tRNA ligase, giving the protein MKSQNPPTSVADIRQSFLDFFAARGHTVVPSSPLVPGNDPTLMFTNSGMVQFKDVFLGTDQRPYTRATSVQACLRAGGKHNDLENVGYTARHHTFFEMLGNWSFGDYFKRESIEWGWELLTQVYGLPAEKLLATVYYEDDEAYDIWTQVIGLPPERVIRIGDNKGGKYKSDNFWMMADTGPCGPCSEIFYDHGAHIPGGPPGSPDEDGDRFIEIWNHVFMQFDMAADGSVTPLPAPCVDTGMGLERLAAILQHVHSNYEIDLFQALIGAAARETGCADLANPSLKVIADHIRATAFLVSDGVIPGNEGRGYVQRRIIRRAIRHGYKLGQKTPFFHKLVADLVAQMGEAYPRLAEQQAHITGVLKTEEERFFETLAHGMEILDAALAGGETTLPGEVAFKLHDTYGFPLDLTNDVCRERGVAVDEAGFDAAMQHQKEQARAAGKFKMDKLLDYHGDANTFTGYEHLAEDAKIVAIYEGGESVSELKEGENGVLVLDVTPFYAESGGQVGDAGVIGAGGARFAVHDTQKIKAGVFGHHGELASGSLKVGDAVQARVDADRRAATMRNHSVTHLMHKALREVLGAHVQQKGSLVDADKTRFDFAHNQPVTAAQIKEVERRVNAEVLANTATQARVMDIEAAKATGAMMLFGEKYGESVRVLDIGSSREFCGGTHVARTGDIGLFKIVMEGGVAAGIRRVEAITGANALAYLQGLETTVRDAAAALKAPTEELRQRIAATLEHARGLEKELAQLKGKLAASQGDELVAQAVEVKGLKVLAAVLPGADAKALRETMDKLKDKLGAAAIVLAAVDGDKLQIAAGVTKAETAKLKAGDLVNFVARQVGGKGGGKSDMAMAGGSDAAALPAALASVQAWVAERL; this is encoded by the coding sequence ATGAAATCGCAGAACCCGCCGACCAGCGTCGCAGACATACGCCAGAGCTTTCTGGACTTCTTCGCTGCGCGCGGCCACACCGTCGTGCCCTCCAGCCCTCTGGTGCCGGGCAACGACCCGACGCTGATGTTCACCAACAGCGGCATGGTGCAGTTCAAGGACGTGTTCCTGGGCACCGACCAGCGCCCCTACACGCGCGCCACCAGCGTGCAGGCCTGCCTTCGCGCCGGCGGCAAGCACAACGACCTGGAGAACGTTGGCTACACCGCGCGCCACCACACCTTCTTCGAGATGCTGGGCAACTGGAGCTTCGGCGACTACTTCAAGCGCGAGAGCATCGAATGGGGCTGGGAGCTGCTCACCCAGGTCTATGGCCTGCCGGCCGAAAAACTGCTGGCCACGGTCTATTACGAGGACGACGAGGCCTACGACATCTGGACCCAGGTCATCGGCCTGCCGCCCGAGCGCGTGATCCGCATCGGCGACAACAAGGGCGGCAAGTACAAGAGCGACAACTTCTGGATGATGGCCGACACGGGGCCCTGCGGCCCGTGCTCGGAAATCTTCTACGACCACGGCGCGCACATCCCGGGCGGCCCGCCCGGCAGCCCCGATGAGGACGGCGATCGCTTCATCGAGATCTGGAACCACGTGTTCATGCAGTTCGACATGGCGGCGGACGGCTCGGTCACGCCGCTGCCCGCGCCCTGCGTGGACACCGGCATGGGCCTGGAGCGGCTGGCGGCCATCCTGCAGCACGTGCACAGCAACTACGAGATCGACCTGTTCCAGGCATTGATTGGCGCCGCCGCGCGCGAGACCGGCTGCGCCGACCTGGCCAACCCGTCGCTGAAGGTGATTGCCGACCACATTCGCGCCACCGCTTTCCTGGTCAGCGACGGCGTGATTCCGGGCAACGAAGGCCGCGGCTACGTGCAGCGGCGCATCATCCGCCGCGCCATCCGCCATGGCTACAAGCTGGGGCAGAAGACGCCGTTCTTCCACAAGCTGGTGGCCGACCTGGTGGCGCAGATGGGCGAAGCCTACCCGCGCCTTGCCGAGCAGCAGGCGCACATCACCGGCGTGCTCAAGACCGAGGAAGAGCGCTTCTTCGAGACGCTGGCGCACGGCATGGAAATCCTCGACGCGGCGCTGGCCGGCGGCGAGACGACCCTGCCCGGCGAGGTGGCCTTCAAGCTGCACGACACCTACGGCTTTCCGCTGGATTTGACCAACGACGTCTGCCGCGAGCGCGGTGTGGCGGTGGACGAAGCCGGGTTCGATGCCGCCATGCAGCACCAGAAGGAGCAGGCGCGCGCAGCGGGCAAGTTCAAGATGGACAAACTGCTGGACTACCACGGCGATGCCAATACCTTCACCGGCTACGAGCATCTGGCGGAAGACGCAAAAATCGTAGCTATCTACGAAGGTGGGGAAAGCGTCAGCGAGCTGAAAGAGGGTGAAAACGGCGTGCTGGTACTGGACGTGACACCGTTCTATGCCGAATCCGGCGGCCAGGTGGGCGACGCGGGCGTCATCGGTGCGGGCGGCGCGCGCTTTGCGGTGCACGACACGCAAAAAATCAAGGCCGGTGTCTTCGGCCACCATGGCGAGCTCGCTTCGGGCAGCCTCAAGGTGGGCGACGCGGTGCAGGCACGGGTCGATGCCGATCGCCGCGCCGCCACCATGCGCAACCACTCGGTCACCCACCTGATGCACAAGGCGCTGCGCGAGGTGCTGGGCGCGCACGTGCAGCAAAAGGGCTCGCTCGTCGATGCCGACAAGACCCGCTTCGACTTCGCGCACAACCAGCCGGTGACGGCGGCGCAGATCAAGGAGGTCGAGCGCCGCGTGAATGCCGAGGTGCTGGCCAACACCGCGACCCAGGCGCGCGTGATGGACATCGAAGCGGCCAAGGCCACGGGCGCGATGATGCTGTTTGGCGAGAAGTACGGCGAGAGCGTGCGCGTGCTGGACATCGGCAGCAGCCGCGAGTTCTGCGGCGGCACGCACGTCGCGCGCACCGGCGACATCGGCTTGTTCAAGATCGTCATGGAGGGCGGCGTGGCCGCCGGCATACGCCGGGTGGAGGCGATCACGGGTGCGAATGCGCTGGCCTATCTGCAAGGGCTGGAGACCACGGTGCGCGACGCCGCCGCTGCGCTCAAGGCCCCGACGGAAGAGCTCAGGCAGCGCATTGCCGCCACGCTGGAGCACGCCAGGGGGCTGGAGAAGGAGCTCGCCCAGCTCAAGGGCAAGCTCGCCGCGAGCCAGGGCGATGAGCTTGTCGCGCAGGCGGTTGAAGTCAAGGGTCTGAAGGTGCTGGCCGCGGTGTTGCCGGGGGCCGACGCCAAGGCCTTGCGCGAGACCATGGACAAGCTCAAGGACAAGCTCGGGGCCGCAGCCATCGTGCTTGCCGCGGTCGATGGCGACAAGCTGCAGATTGCCGCCGGCGTGACCAAGGCCGAAACCGCCAAGCTCAAGGCGGGTGATCTGGTCAACTTCGTCGCCCGGCAGGTGGGCGGCAAGGGCGGCGGCAAGAGCGACATGGCCATGGCCGGCGGCAGCGACGCCGCCGCGCTGCCGGCGGCGCTGGCCAGCGTCCAGGCCTGGGTGGCAGAGCGCCTCTAG
- a CDS encoding isocitrate lyase/PEP mutase family protein, with the protein MTTPTAEQIRHRRSAFRQLHASGCFVLPNPWDPGSARYLAHLGFKALATTSSGWAWSRGSFDGGMPLDAVLDHLRDMVAATALPVNADFEKGFADTPEEVARHVRLAIDTGVAGISIEDSSGDPDAPLFDIALGAERIRAAREAMDASGQDVMLIGRAENFFAGRPDIDDAIARLRAYSEAGADCLYAPALHTREQIAAVVAACAPKPVNVLIGGTSDFTMADMAELGVRRVSVGGGLARAAWGGFMRAAQELAGHGRFDGFAGAASGRELNQLFRS; encoded by the coding sequence ATGACCACCCCCACCGCCGAGCAAATCCGGCACCGGCGCAGCGCATTTCGCCAGCTGCACGCTTCAGGCTGCTTCGTCCTGCCCAACCCCTGGGACCCGGGTTCGGCGCGCTACCTGGCCCACCTGGGCTTCAAGGCGCTGGCCACGACGAGCTCGGGCTGGGCCTGGTCGCGCGGCAGCTTCGACGGGGGCATGCCGCTCGACGCCGTGCTCGATCACCTGCGCGACATGGTCGCGGCAACCGCGCTGCCGGTGAATGCCGACTTCGAAAAGGGCTTTGCCGACACGCCCGAGGAGGTGGCGCGCCATGTGCGTCTGGCGATCGATACCGGCGTGGCCGGCATCTCGATCGAAGACTCCAGCGGCGACCCCGATGCGCCGCTCTTCGACATCGCGCTCGGGGCCGAGCGCATCCGCGCGGCGCGCGAAGCCATGGACGCGAGCGGGCAGGACGTGATGCTGATCGGCCGCGCAGAGAATTTCTTCGCCGGCCGCCCCGACATCGACGACGCCATCGCGCGCCTGCGCGCCTATTCCGAGGCCGGGGCCGACTGCCTCTACGCTCCGGCCCTGCACACGCGCGAGCAGATCGCCGCCGTGGTCGCGGCCTGCGCGCCCAAGCCGGTGAACGTGCTGATCGGCGGCACCAGCGACTTCACCATGGCCGACATGGCCGAGCTGGGCGTGCGCCGCGTGAGCGTGGGCGGGGGCCTGGCGCGCGCCGCCTGGGGCGGCTTCATGCGGGCGGCGCAGGAGCTGGCCGGGCACGGGCGCTTCGACGGCTTTGCCGGTGCGGCATCGGGGCGTGAGCTCAACCAGCTGTTTCGCAGCTGA
- a CDS encoding D-amino acid dehydrogenase: protein MKVLVLGGGVIGVSTAYYLARAGADVTVLEREGGVALETSFANAGQVSPGYSTPWAAPGIPLKALKWMFQKHAPLALRLDGSMFQLRWMAMMLRNCTSARYAVNKERMTRIAEYSRDCLRQLREDTGIAYEQRTRGTLQVFRTHKQLAAAHRDTEVLDECGVPYRMMTNPADLVEYEPALAHARGLVGGLQLPGDETGDCQRFTAALAEKARALGVKFRFGVQIAELQQRGGQVSGVRLAGEAAEVLTADRYVLALGSYSRAMAAGLGLDLPVYPVKGYSLTIPLVDESRAPVSTVMDETYKVAITRFDQRIRVGGMAELGGFDLRLNPRRRATLEMVTNGLFAGGGDVPAATFWTGLRPMTPDGTPIVGATHLSNLLLNTGHGTLGWTMAAGSGKLVADLTLGHRPDISTSGLGVDRYGKESGQRRSGVGHKPVHA, encoded by the coding sequence ATGAAAGTTCTGGTTCTTGGCGGCGGCGTGATCGGTGTCAGCACGGCCTACTACCTGGCGCGTGCGGGAGCGGATGTGACGGTGCTCGAGCGCGAAGGCGGCGTGGCGCTGGAAACCAGCTTTGCCAATGCCGGCCAGGTCTCGCCCGGCTACAGCACACCCTGGGCGGCGCCCGGCATTCCGCTGAAGGCGCTCAAGTGGATGTTCCAGAAGCATGCGCCGCTGGCCCTGCGCCTGGACGGCTCGATGTTCCAGCTGCGCTGGATGGCCATGATGCTGCGCAACTGCACCAGCGCGCGCTACGCGGTGAACAAGGAGCGCATGACGCGCATCGCCGAATACAGCCGCGACTGCCTGCGCCAGCTGCGCGAGGACACCGGCATCGCCTACGAGCAGCGCACCCGCGGCACGCTGCAGGTGTTTCGCACGCACAAGCAGCTGGCGGCGGCGCACCGCGACACCGAGGTGCTCGACGAATGCGGCGTGCCCTACCGCATGATGACCAACCCGGCCGACCTCGTCGAATACGAGCCGGCGCTGGCGCATGCCCGGGGGCTGGTCGGCGGCCTGCAGCTGCCCGGTGACGAAACCGGCGACTGCCAGCGCTTTACCGCCGCGCTGGCCGAAAAGGCCCGCGCGCTGGGCGTGAAGTTCCGCTTCGGCGTGCAGATCGCCGAGCTGCAGCAGCGCGGCGGCCAGGTGAGCGGCGTGCGCCTGGCGGGCGAGGCGGCTGAAGTGCTCACCGCCGACCGCTACGTGCTGGCCCTGGGCAGCTATAGCCGCGCCATGGCCGCCGGGCTGGGGCTGGACCTGCCGGTCTATCCGGTCAAGGGCTATTCGCTCACCATCCCGCTGGTGGACGAGAGCCGCGCGCCGGTCTCCACCGTGATGGACGAAACCTACAAGGTGGCCATCACCCGCTTCGACCAGCGCATCCGCGTCGGCGGCATGGCCGAGCTCGGCGGCTTCGACCTGCGCCTGAACCCGCGGCGTCGCGCCACGCTGGAGATGGTGACCAACGGGCTGTTTGCCGGTGGCGGCGACGTGCCGGCGGCCACCTTCTGGACCGGCCTGCGCCCGATGACGCCGGACGGCACGCCCATCGTCGGCGCCACGCACCTGTCCAACCTGCTGCTGAACACCGGCCACGGCACGCTGGGCTGGACCATGGCGGCGGGCTCGGGCAAGCTGGTGGCCGACCTCACGCTGGGCCACAGGCCCGACATCTCCACCTCGGGCCTGGGCGTGGATCGCTACGGCAAGGAGAGCGGCCAGCGCAGGTCCGGCGTGGGCCACAAGCCTGTCCACGCCTGA
- a CDS encoding ArsR/SmtB family transcription factor, which translates to MKHMPAEVIDQVAAYFQVLAEPTRLRLLNLLREREYNVGELAQACGYTSANVSRHLSLMTKHGIVAREERGTSVYFRIADERVDELCELVCGSIASRMQAASAVHDAFKALI; encoded by the coding sequence ATGAAGCACATGCCCGCCGAGGTCATCGATCAGGTGGCCGCCTACTTTCAGGTGCTGGCCGAGCCCACGCGGCTGCGCCTGCTCAACCTGCTGCGCGAGCGTGAATACAACGTCGGCGAGCTGGCGCAGGCCTGCGGCTACACCTCGGCCAACGTCTCGCGCCACCTCTCGCTCATGACCAAGCACGGCATCGTCGCGCGCGAGGAACGCGGCACCAGCGTCTATTTCCGCATTGCCGACGAACGCGTGGACGAGCTGTGCGAACTGGTCTGCGGCAGCATCGCCAGTCGCATGCAGGCGGCCAGCGCGGTGCACGACGCGTTCAAGGCCCTGATCTAG
- a CDS encoding tRNA-binding protein — MAEIGWDDFTKVELRVGRIVAAEVFKEARKPAYKLQVDFGAEIGVKKSSAQITAHYTPEALLGRLVVAVVNFPPKQIGPMRSECLVTGFHDAAGQVLLCVPDGDVPLGTRLL, encoded by the coding sequence ATGGCCGAGATCGGCTGGGACGACTTCACCAAGGTCGAGCTGCGCGTGGGCCGCATCGTCGCCGCCGAGGTGTTCAAGGAAGCGCGCAAGCCCGCCTACAAGCTGCAGGTGGACTTTGGCGCCGAGATCGGCGTGAAGAAGTCCAGCGCCCAGATCACCGCGCACTACACGCCCGAGGCGCTGCTCGGGCGCCTGGTGGTGGCGGTGGTGAACTTCCCGCCCAAGCAGATCGGGCCGATGCGCTCCGAATGCCTGGTGACGGGCTTTCACGACGCGGCCGGCCAGGTGCTGCTGTGCGTGCCCGATGGCGATGTGCCGCTGGGCACGCGCCTGCTCTGA
- a CDS encoding acetate/propionate family kinase gives MNTAWILALNCGSSSIKFALFQAGQGRLPRQPAWGGKVQGIGQAQAMLDLSDAPSQPVALDATHPNTTALELILERVHRRIAGQGRLAAVVHRVVHGGQHHFAPTCVSPALIDALRALIPLAPLHQPFPLKAMSLILAQHPKVAQVACFDTAFHQSTAQVEQMFALPWSAWEAGVRRYGFHGLSYDYMTHALPQRHGEAARGRTIVAHLGSGASLCAMRDLKSVATTMGFSALDGLMMGTRCGAIDPGAVIYLMQEQGLGTEAVARMLYHDSGLLGVSGVSPDPRELLPLEATNERVRVALALYVHRIVREIGALTAVLGGLDMLVFTAGIGEHHALLRARICAPLAWLGVELDAAANAAHAGVISSKASRVIVGVEKTNEEWMAATQAAELLGI, from the coding sequence ATGAACACCGCCTGGATCCTGGCCCTGAACTGCGGCTCCTCCAGCATCAAGTTCGCGCTGTTCCAGGCCGGCCAGGGCAGGCTCCCGCGCCAGCCCGCCTGGGGCGGCAAGGTGCAGGGCATAGGGCAGGCGCAGGCCATGCTCGACCTGAGCGACGCGCCGTCGCAGCCCGTGGCGCTGGACGCCACGCATCCCAACACGACGGCGCTGGAGCTCATCCTGGAGCGCGTCCACCGCCGCATCGCCGGCCAGGGCCGGCTCGCAGCCGTGGTGCACCGCGTGGTGCATGGCGGCCAGCACCACTTTGCGCCCACGTGCGTGAGCCCGGCGCTCATCGACGCGCTGCGCGCGCTGATTCCGCTGGCGCCGCTGCATCAGCCCTTCCCGCTCAAGGCCATGAGCCTGATCCTGGCGCAGCACCCCAAGGTGGCGCAGGTGGCCTGCTTTGACACCGCCTTCCACCAGAGCACGGCGCAGGTGGAGCAGATGTTCGCCCTGCCCTGGTCGGCCTGGGAGGCGGGCGTGCGCCGCTACGGTTTTCACGGCCTGTCCTACGACTACATGACCCACGCGCTGCCGCAGCGCCACGGCGAGGCCGCGCGCGGGCGCACCATCGTCGCACACCTGGGCAGCGGCGCCAGCCTGTGCGCCATGCGCGACCTCAAAAGCGTGGCCACCACCATGGGTTTTTCCGCGCTCGACGGCCTGATGATGGGCACGCGCTGCGGCGCGATCGACCCCGGCGCGGTGATCTATCTGATGCAGGAGCAGGGCCTGGGCACCGAGGCGGTGGCGCGGATGCTCTACCACGACAGCGGGCTGCTGGGCGTCTCCGGCGTGTCGCCCGATCCGCGCGAGCTGCTGCCGCTGGAAGCGACGAACGAGCGCGTGCGCGTGGCGCTTGCGCTTTACGTACACCGCATCGTGCGCGAAATCGGCGCACTCACCGCAGTGCTCGGCGGCCTGGACATGCTGGTCTTCACGGCCGGCATAGGTGAGCACCACGCGCTGCTGCGCGCACGCATCTGCGCGCCTCTGGCGTGGCTGGGCGTGGAGCTGGACGCGGCCGCCAATGCGGCGCACGCAGGCGTCATCTCAAGCAAGGCAAGCCGCGTGATCGTCGGCGTGGAAAAGACCAACGAGGAATGGATGGCCGCGACGCAGGCGGCCGAGCTGCTCGGGATCTAG
- a CDS encoding flavodoxin family protein, with the protein MRKCLLMVYHTLTGGTLQMVQAACAGAEAEAGVRVHVLQAAQTGVDEVLAADGYLFATPENLASMSGMMKDFFDRTYYGALERIAGRPYAAMVCAGSDGAGAARQVARIATGWRLKPVAEPLIVCTHAQSPEAILAPKQIAPPERARCAALGEALASGLALGVF; encoded by the coding sequence ATGCGCAAATGCCTGCTCATGGTCTATCACACGCTCACCGGCGGCACGCTGCAGATGGTGCAGGCCGCATGCGCCGGCGCCGAGGCCGAAGCCGGGGTGCGGGTGCACGTGCTGCAGGCGGCGCAGACCGGCGTGGACGAGGTGCTGGCGGCCGACGGCTATCTGTTTGCCACGCCGGAAAACCTGGCGAGCATGAGCGGCATGATGAAAGACTTTTTCGACCGGACCTACTACGGCGCGCTCGAGCGCATTGCCGGGCGCCCCTATGCGGCCATGGTCTGCGCCGGCAGCGACGGCGCGGGCGCGGCGCGGCAGGTCGCGCGCATTGCCACCGGCTGGCGCCTGAAACCGGTGGCCGAGCCGCTCATCGTCTGCACGCACGCGCAAAGTCCCGAGGCGATTCTGGCGCCCAAGCAGATCGCGCCGCCGGAACGCGCGCGCTGCGCGGCCCTGGGCGAGGCGCTGGCCAGCGGGCTGGCGCTGGGCGTGTTTTGA
- a CDS encoding winged helix-turn-helix transcriptional regulator — MIELDRIDRKILEALQREGRLPMTELAQRIGLSASPCTERVKRLERSGVIQGYQARVNPEALGRGLVVFVELTLSAKSAQIFEAVRQALLLEPRVLECHLISGSFDYLLKVRLSAMREYRELLGHILRQIPVPAQSNSYVVMEEIQENGPLPVGL; from the coding sequence ATGATTGAGCTTGATCGCATCGACCGGAAAATTCTCGAAGCCTTGCAGCGCGAAGGCCGCCTGCCCATGACCGAGCTGGCGCAGCGCATAGGCCTGAGCGCATCGCCCTGCACCGAACGTGTCAAGCGCCTGGAGCGCAGCGGCGTGATCCAGGGCTACCAGGCCCGCGTCAACCCCGAGGCGCTGGGGCGCGGCCTGGTGGTCTTCGTGGAGCTGACGCTGTCGGCCAAGTCCGCCCAGATCTTCGAAGCGGTGCGCCAGGCGCTGCTGCTGGAGCCGCGCGTGCTCGAATGCCACCTGATTTCGGGCAGCTTCGACTACCTGCTGAAGGTGCGTCTGTCGGCCATGCGCGAATACCGCGAGCTGCTGGGCCACATCCTGCGCCAGATTCCGGTGCCGGCGCAAAGCAACAGCTATGTGGTGATGGAGGAAATCCAGGAAAACGGGCCGCTGCCGGTGGGCCTGTAG
- a CDS encoding nucleoside deaminase gives MNHTSTHTDTDVVLLRRAVELARRNRREGGQPFGAVIARGGQTLATGVNEIHRTHDPSTHAEMQALRAATRALGEPQLQDCDVYASGHPCPMCLAAIVMAGARQVFFAFDNADAAPWQLSSEASYRRLSLPLQPPPLPLTRLHTGIRAAQLYGDESWPAQG, from the coding sequence ATGAACCACACATCCACGCACACCGATACCGACGTCGTCCTGCTGCGCCGTGCCGTGGAGCTGGCGCGGCGCAACCGCCGCGAGGGCGGGCAGCCCTTTGGCGCCGTGATCGCACGCGGCGGCCAGACGCTGGCCACCGGCGTGAACGAGATCCACCGCACGCACGACCCCAGCACCCATGCCGAAATGCAGGCGCTGCGCGCCGCCACCCGCGCGCTGGGCGAGCCGCAGCTGCAGGACTGCGACGTCTACGCCAGCGGCCACCCCTGCCCGATGTGTCTGGCCGCCATCGTCATGGCTGGCGCACGGCAGGTGTTCTTCGCCTTCGACAATGCCGACGCCGCACCCTGGCAGCTCTCCAGCGAAGCGAGCTACCGACGCCTGAGCCTGCCGCTGCAGCCCCCGCCGCTGCCGCTCACGCGCCTGCACACCGGCATCCGCGCGGCGCAACTCTACGGCGACGAGTCCTGGCCGGCGCAAGGCTGA